The window TGAAGTTTTTTTAGATGAATTAAGAAAATTAAATACCCGCTTTATGAGTTTGGGTATCGATGTTAGTGAGCAAATTGAAGAAGCTACACAAGCTTTTATTGATCATGATAAAAAGCTTGCTCAAGATTTAGTAAAAGATGATCAAAAGGTTCCTCACGATTCTCTTAAAGTAGTAAAAAGAACTTTGAAGTTGATGGCTTTACAACAACCTGTAGCTAGCGACTTTAGAAATGTAATTAGTATTTTAGAGGCGGCTGGAGATTTAGAACGAATTGGTGAAAATGCTAATTCAATTGCCTGGGAAACAATTCGTGTTAAGGGAAATGAACGTATTCCAGAAGTTGAGCAATTGCTTAAAGATATGTCCCAAAAAGTGAATTATATGCTAGATCAAATGCTCAAGGCATATGTTCAAAATGATGAAGAATTAGCTAGAGAAATTGCCAAAAAAGACGATGAAGTTGACAAAGACTATGTTGAAGGCAGAAAATTAATCATTAAAGGTATTAAGAATGATTCTAAAGTTGCGGTTGCTTCCTCTAGCTATTTTATGGTAATTCGTTTACTTGAACGAATAGGCGATCACGTTGTTAATTTAGGCCAATGGGTCGTTTATCGAAATAGTGGAGAATTAATTGATTTAAACCAAAACGATAGTGAAAAAGGTACAGAATTAGATAATTTATAGTAGTTTATATTTAAATATTTTCAAAAAAGAAGTTCCAATGGAACTTCTTTTTTGTTTAGAAGAAAAAACGGGGCTGATTGTAAGCGCGTGCAAAAATAAAGAAAGAAAACTATAATAAGATTATAATTAAACTGCAAAAGTGATCGGGGGAAGTTATGAGTAATACAGTACAAAAAAAGAAAAAACATCAATTTCCAACAGCATATACAGTTATCATTATTGTCTTATTGTTGGTACAAATTTTAACCTTTTTCATTCCATCAGGTAATTATGCAACACTTGAGTATGATCAGCCTAGTAAAGAGTTTGTAATTACCAAGCCAAATGGAAGTAAACATAAAGAAGTAGC of the Lactobacillus isalae genome contains:
- the phoU gene encoding phosphate signaling complex protein PhoU, giving the protein MHEVFLDELRKLNTRFMSLGIDVSEQIEEATQAFIDHDKKLAQDLVKDDQKVPHDSLKVVKRTLKLMALQQPVASDFRNVISILEAAGDLERIGENANSIAWETIRVKGNERIPEVEQLLKDMSQKVNYMLDQMLKAYVQNDEELAREIAKKDDEVDKDYVEGRKLIIKGIKNDSKVAVASSSYFMVIRLLERIGDHVVNLGQWVVYRNSGELIDLNQNDSEKGTELDNL